In Alkalihalobacterium alkalinitrilicum, a genomic segment contains:
- a CDS encoding sensor histidine kinase codes for MGKRILLMIFIMLLLPFYTVTASNISNYLPSNISIYDGEGTIEQISKEVNWKPLRTNHPNTDNFIWLKVDAPTDSHKDPYLYLNTAPAFFEVYQNQNLIYSYGEKESDPRIQNYRRWDLISIDENEPVFIQLKGNFPETVSIGAKHQFLEQMLYADLIRIIGNIGLIVMAFFSMIFYLFNRKQTLPLIFAGFALSLAIGGLLRLETKQILLDEALLFFYLNAFISMIGPIFFFLFFSKLLDIRYKKLVAWSWKLYGAFCLFALFVLTLWPQFLVAVMVGLNVLLMVSMLSISIFMVLSYVKTKRKVLLYSILGVTGFIMIYIIGLIGQIAELRIEVGLIANYVLVTACISIFISQYVELNRKIQRYSEELEIKVEERTNELKETHHQFVKSIQESATAMAEIAALEERNRITQEIHDNVGHTLTATILQIEASKRLMDKDLMLAKDKMDLAQTLVRKGIDDIRSSVRMLKANDWSFDLKTSLQELIQETCKYTDVHIDTELSAIPNLTHQQKSTLVLALKEGLTNGIKHGKCKRFHFRLSVEKDKVRFLLKNDGQPLELQKYGFGLSAMNERIQQLGGTLHLYPEKEWGCVLQISIPI; via the coding sequence ATGGGGAAAAGAATATTGTTGATGATCTTCATCATGTTGCTTCTTCCATTTTATACGGTGACGGCAAGCAACATATCTAATTATTTACCTAGTAATATCTCTATCTATGATGGAGAAGGGACGATTGAACAAATCAGTAAAGAAGTGAATTGGAAGCCTTTACGTACAAATCACCCCAACACTGATAACTTCATATGGTTAAAAGTTGACGCTCCGACAGATAGCCATAAAGATCCGTACTTATATTTGAATACCGCACCGGCATTTTTTGAAGTTTATCAAAATCAAAATCTTATTTATTCGTATGGTGAAAAAGAATCTGATCCAAGAATTCAAAATTACCGACGGTGGGATCTAATCTCAATTGATGAGAATGAACCCGTGTTTATACAACTAAAGGGGAATTTTCCAGAAACCGTATCAATTGGTGCAAAGCATCAGTTTTTAGAACAAATGCTTTATGCGGATCTTATCCGGATTATTGGAAATATCGGGCTCATAGTAATGGCATTCTTTTCAATGATTTTTTATTTGTTTAATAGAAAACAAACGCTACCCCTTATTTTTGCAGGTTTTGCCTTATCCTTAGCGATTGGTGGATTGTTAAGGTTAGAAACTAAACAAATTCTGTTGGATGAGGCACTTCTATTTTTTTATCTAAATGCATTCATATCTATGATTGGCCCGATTTTTTTCTTTTTGTTTTTTTCAAAATTATTGGATATACGGTACAAAAAACTGGTAGCTTGGTCGTGGAAGCTTTATGGAGCCTTCTGTTTGTTCGCTCTTTTTGTTCTAACTTTATGGCCACAATTTCTTGTTGCGGTTATGGTCGGATTGAATGTTCTCCTAATGGTTAGTATGCTTTCAATCTCAATATTCATGGTTTTGTCTTATGTGAAGACAAAAAGGAAAGTGCTTTTATATTCCATTCTGGGTGTCACTGGCTTTATCATGATATATATCATCGGCCTTATTGGACAAATAGCCGAACTCAGAATTGAGGTTGGACTAATTGCAAACTATGTATTAGTAACAGCTTGTATTAGTATTTTTATCAGTCAATATGTAGAGCTTAACCGAAAGATCCAAAGATACTCAGAGGAACTAGAAATTAAAGTTGAGGAAAGAACGAATGAATTAAAGGAAACTCACCATCAGTTTGTAAAATCAATCCAAGAAAGTGCCACAGCGATGGCGGAAATTGCAGCGTTAGAGGAGCGGAACCGAATCACCCAAGAAATACATGATAATGTCGGTCATACACTTACAGCAACGATTTTACAAATTGAAGCAAGCAAACGCTTAATGGATAAAGATCTAATGTTAGCGAAAGACAAAATGGATCTCGCTCAAACCCTTGTTCGTAAAGGCATTGATGATATTCGCAGTTCAGTACGAATGCTAAAGGCTAATGATTGGAGCTTTGATTTAAAAACATCGTTACAAGAACTGATCCAAGAAACGTGTAAATATACAGACGTCCACATTGATACGGAGTTGTCAGCCATTCCCAACCTGACGCATCAACAAAAAAGTACGCTTGTTTTAGCATTAAAAGAAGGATTGACGAATGGCATAAAACATGGAAAGTGTAAGAGGTTTCATTTTAGGTTAAGTGTTGAA